The sequence below is a genomic window from Babesia bigemina genome assembly Bbig001, chromosome : II.
GATGCGCTTTCGTCCGCGTAGCCGTCATATCTTTGCGCGTTCCTTTGGTACACGTAATTAACATATAAAACTACTAATATAATGATCGCATTAGCCGTAAGTGGCACTTCACGAATACAGCCGAAACCGGAATGGATGATCGTTCGGCTAAAATGGAATACCCTTACACAGTGCCGAATAACAATGTCATCAATAGAATAACAGATGAGGAAGCTGCACGTATGGGCAGCCGGATGGCGGTAGGAACTAAAGGGAATGGTAGAATACACTTAAGGAAAGCAGCTGGAAGTGTATGGAACGACCCGACGCTAGATGATTGGCCAGAGAATGACTTTCGAATTTTTTGTGGTGATTTAGGCAATGACGTGACGGATGATGTACTGGCCAATGCATTTAAAAAGTATCCGACTTTCCAGAGGGCACGTGTTATCAGGGACCGGAACTCAGGCAAAAGCAAGGGATACGGTTTTGTTTCTATGATGAGTGCTGAAGACATGTTAGCGGCGTTGAACGAAATGAACAACAAATTTGTAGGTAATCGTCCTATTCGTGTGATGCGTAGCAAATGGAGAGATAGAGATATAGACTCAACCAAGAATAGGCAGGCGGCAGCTGTGTATCAGATGGCCGCTGAAAATTCAAAGACTTTGCGTAAGTTTAAGAAGCTAGGGAAAGCGGTAACCGGTGGCAAGAAGGCTAATTTGGTTTACGAACCCAAAACGTTCAAAAGGAACAAGATCTACCTCAGCACTGGTGTGGCTAACCGATTCGACAACAGGTCACGTGTGTCCCACGACCACTTGCTCGATAACATATGACGCCAAACAAGCTAGATGGTCATAGTTAAAGCGTATGTCTGCCCGGTAAAACCTGTTCGAGATATATGGCAGGTTAATCACGAGTATAAAGAGCGTGAATCCGGGAATAACATGAAACCAATTATAAGATGCACAGGCGTGACATAATACCGACATCTAACGCATCACCGATGTTTTGAACATACTTAAATAATCTTTCATGTTGTGTTCATGATGCGTGTTTAATCTGCCGATGGGTATTTTCAGCCATACTACACCCCGCCCATTCTTAAGCTGTACTCTGGTTCAGTGAAGATTTGCAACCAGCACCGGAGGCGTCTTGACATTGGCGTGTTGTCTGAATACATGAGGGTATTGTATCCCAGGGTGGTTCTCTATGAGGTAACTCTCTTTAAGCTTGAAGAGATAGTCCTTTATTTCATTTACGTTAAAAGGGTGGTCATGCCCTTTATCGAAATATCTCGATTCATATGTCATCAAAGACATCACTGCCGCCGGACGTTTTCCTGGGTTGTATACCGCGCTTAAAATGCGGCATTTCGCTAACGCGTGATAAGGTGCACAATCATAATGATATCAATTGTACAATACATTTTTGGCCATACGACACATAAGCACTAACGGCACGGCTGATAGCACTGAGAACATAATCAAACAAAATGTTTTAAACGGCCTCTATAATCGGCGAATAACACGGCAGCCTATGCAACACCTACGCGAATTCAACCAATAACGATCGAGTCTTTCTCTGGGAGGTGTATCTGCGCACTGTAACCAACTATCGTAGCAACCAACCATATATTCTAGAATGCCACATAAAGAAGGCAATCGACGCCATAGCAGTCCACGTACACCCGAAGATTAGGAAGTTTCGGCTAGAGAATTGCGCCTCGAAGAACTGCCGCCACAATGGTGTTCTTGTGTAATTAGGCGGCTCTATAATCCATCTGGGTTTCACTAGTGTTGGGAATTCGACGTTTTTCGATAAAGGGGCTGGCGCCGTTGCCAACGACTTTCCCGAGAGGCGAAACATTTTGATGTAGCACTGTTGATAGTAAAAGCGGCATCTGAAGAAGCCTATATTAGCTAGTGAGTTTACACACCTTAACACCAACTTATGTCCTAAAGAGTTAACGAATACGCAAGGGCCGCACAGCTGAACCCCTGCGCGCAGAGGATTCTACTTTCGTGTACGATTCGCGTCAATGCAACACCACATCCTACACAATGTTATTGCAATAAATCAATTCCATGTGAATCAGTATTTTTGCTGAAACGCCGCTAATCTCAGAGGACGCGTCAGGCAGGTGCCAGCCGTAGTACAATTGGAAATCCAACCTACCACTTTTGCGATTGCGAAGAAGTGGAACCCACAACGCGATGAGCTATGTTGTAGCATATAACACCCACGTGAAAGCCTGTAACAAAACGTCAAGGGATGCCAAGTGCAGTTATGTGACGATGTATCTGTCGATTCCCGAATATATACGACAACTTTACGGAAACGGGGGAAAGTGACGTAGTCAGCGTAGCATGTGCACATCTATTTTAAAAATAAGTAACGTTTCGTTGACACTAGACGTTCACGTTTAATGACATtaggctgcagcgcagtaTTAAGAATTTACCATGTACATATTGTTACTGGTGGTAATTAATACGATCATGATCCCCTGAACAAATgattcaccgctgccggtgCTACCCTGAAAACAAAGACATTACCTCTTCGCCTATCTAACCGTGTTTGACGCTGGTCTGCTCGTATCTTCATCAGAATTACCTCTCTTATATCATCCATAATTTCACGCTTCATTTGATAGAGAGAGTGTTTCAGGAAGTCAACATTAGTATCTATCATTGTTGTGTCTATAACATCCATATCTAACCAAAGATGTCTGCTCTCTACTCCAAGGTCTTCACTTAGCCTAGCAAGGCGATAGGGTTGCATGTCGTCAGATATCTTTGAACTATTTCCTACAACGTAGTTCTGGGATGGTGAAATGATAGAGTTGTTAATGGTTTCTCTCTTTAGAGCGCCTGATCCTTGGCCGGGTGTCATGTCAATTGAAAGTGACCCTTCACCAGGATTTCGCCTGGATAGAGCAACTTTACCCTTGTACATGGTGTAACTTGACACGAAGGGCAATTCTGTTACGTTCTGGTTGTTTTGCATTGGCAAGCAAAGCCCGGATGCCTCAAGTTCGGGGACTATCTCATCCAGCACCTCTGGAGTAGTACACATAGCAAAAACTGACATTCCCAAGGATATCTCCCCATTAAAAAGTTCTGCCATGGTTAAACAGTGGTCCCTTGTATCCACATACATCACAATATGATCGCAATAGCTCCGAACTAGGAAATAATCATGATCCCTAAACCTTTCCATGGGGTAATCTGGATTGAGAAGCATAAGAGTGTCCATACGAATAGGTACACTTTTACAATGAGATGTTGCTTTGTCAGTTGCATAACTGTTGCTTGGTGTTGCTTGATTATCAGTGCCCAGCACCTGAAGGATTAAGCCCTTTTGTATTGCAGCCCTAAAGACCTTAAAGAAAACGCGCGCTCCGCACGAGTGCACTATAATGTGAACATTTTTTATTCCCATTCCCAACAATTCGCTTAAGAGTTCACAAAATGATTCCTCCAATCCAGGATGTTGCGTTATTCTTTTTGCCTTGTGGTAGGCAATAGCGCCAAGAGGTCCCCAGTGCTGACCGTCCCAATTAAACACAAATGGTAAGACGTAAGGAGGTAGTTTTGAGAATGACACAAGGTGTGCCATCTGTGAGCATGCTTCATGCAGACTCACATTGTAACCGTGAATGTATACCACTGCCTGATCTGCAATACATCCTTTTTTGCCAAACGTTCGAATAGGGGCCCACCCTTTAACCATGATTTGTGGGGCGGTTGCATTAACCTGATCCTCCCAATCATCTTCGTCCAAAAACAAATGTGAAATGGCATCTTTGCCGTGAGCCGGATGTGATACGTTAAGCAATCCTCGATTTGCTCTCATTTTGAGATATCCGCCGGGTGTGTGTTCGCGGTTAATCTGGTCATCCTCAGTTGCATCATCTGAACAATTTTTGTTGTTTGATAATTCATTAGCCTCCAAATTACTGTACATACGATGAGTGCTATTGTTGCCGTACTGTTGGTTTAACCTACTCAACATACCCATACCTCTATTAGCCGTAAGCTTTATTGTTATTTCATCACAAGTTTTGACTTCAGAAGTATCACATGTTCTCTTATACCCATCTAAACGCAAAGAGTTCGACAATTTGTCTATATAGACGGTAATGGTTGACGTGTTTGTAGGCATATTGAGGAAAAATTGCGACCTCAACATTCTGACGCACCACTTGAACGATGCACCTTGGATATCAGCGAATCGGCCATTTAAAACGTTAAAGAATTTGCAATGCTTATACAAGCCGCCTGGGTTGTGATTATTTTTATCATTGTACAATGGGTTGAAAAAATACGTTAACGGAAATTCACGAAAGAAGTTCCCAGAGATTGAACACTCCGTTGATGAAACGCCATACCTTACTTTACCATTTGGCCGTCTTGTATCCGTAATAAATGCAACCCTTGTATTAACAAAAATGGATCCAGATCCTATTTCTTGTGAGCTAAACGGGCCGATTGGATAACCATGCCACCAATATCCTTGCAACCTCTCTCCATAACCGTCATCCTCTAGCCATTCTCCATAACCGTGTGGCTGCTCGTTCTCATCTACTTCACCTCTGTATCTCATTTGGTGCGAAAAAGGTGTATCACCCTTGGTAATGCCATCGGTTGCGAATATTTTCTTGAGCAGCCACCGTAACCAACGGTAAGACACCCTATAAATACAAGTACACAGCCCACAACCATTAGATCCGCACATCACTGAGTAGTCATTGTACCTGGAAATAGTTATATTGAGGTTTCCCCCCCTTCGCATCCTTTCGAAAAGGTGAAAATGCTCCGTGCATGGGAAAAACAGCCCATTTAGGGCTAAAAGAGGGCCCAACCATATAACTATTCTGGTGCCTACAATTATTGCAATTTGAAGTATTGTATATACAAGAAGAGAGAGCCAAACAAAATCCCCAAGATTGATTACGTGCTTTGATACTATCATGATGATAAGAGTAGCAAACATAAAGAGATAAGAAATAGCTATGGGCCACTTGAAAGGTATAGAAAGCTGTATCCTTGCCAACAGAAAGGAAGCGAGAACAAACAGCGAAGAAGATGTATACGGCATTATTCCGTGCTTAATTTCTAGACCCATCACATACTTACCCTCTTCCTGCTTGAAATAACCAAAAGGAACCAAAACCAAACAAACACAAAATAGTGATATGAACAATACCTTTTTGTAAGACAGCGGCTGTCTAATGCCATTGAAACGTCGCCTCAATCTTCTATAGTCCATGAACAAGATCGTTTCTTGTATCATCAAATCCTTAAGTTGCCGTACACTTCGTCGCTTCTTTTGTTGGTCGATGGACCGCGCTGAAGGTGCATCTGCCACATCGTCACACGTAATTATGGGTACCTGGGCATCTTGCTCCAAGGTTTCATTTCCACCTAAGCTAGCTTCACCTGGAACTTCGCTTTCCGAAGCATTCGTGGCACGTGAATCCTCAACGTATTGCTCCATTCCCCAAAATTATATAAACGTAATTATGTGGTACTAAAAATAGGTGTAAATTGGTGAAATTGTTCTCTGCTTTACGGATTCCCTCCAAAATAGCCTATCCCAATGCGTTACAAGAGTACGACCTATATCCTTAGTGTAAAACCAGCCGACTGTGATCCTGAGCCTTACGAAAGCGTATTCAGCGAATCAACAAATAGTTTAGCTCCCGGTACCTCGCCGGGTGTATTTCAACACCGCATAACCAGAGTTTTTACAATGCTTTCCCCGCAACTAACTTACAAAAGGCAGCAAAAACTCAAGTTTTGAGTATTACTGGAACTCCTGGTGCGTAATAGACAAGAATAGATGAACGATTGACCCCGCCTGCGAATACTCACACGGTAACTATAGCAAGCGTCACAAGGTGCAATATAAACATAGTCGTCACATTAATACAAGATCTTGTATGTGCCTAATCATATTACATCGGACCACGATATGTCCGTAAATTGAACTGCACCTATGAACCCTTAGTCACTAATTAAAAGCGCTCATAGTCGGATACCATAGGAAAATCATAACACAGCAACACTACTCACCTCATACGGGCATATAGAGAAAGAATAATTGGCCAGGGCGTTAGTTAATGTGTGATGTTTTATAGGATTATAGATGGGTGTGTGTCATGGCACACTCCAGAAAACGCTCCATTACACACACGATACAACTCCAGACAGTGTGCACCTACACGAATAATATTATCATTGTGCGTGCCTATTACATTTAGTTTGGTTTGTGGGTATTTGTGTTTCT
It includes:
- a CDS encoding RNA recognition motif (RRM)-containing protein, putative translates to MDDRSAKMEYPYTVPNNNVINRITDEEAARMGSRMAVGTKGNGRIHLRKAAGSVWNDPTLDDWPENDFRIFCGDLGNDVTDDVLANAFKKYPTFQRARVIRDRNSGKSKGYGFVSMMSAEDMLAALNEMNNKFVGNRPIRVMRSKWRDRDIDSTKNRQAAAVYQMAAENSKTLRKFKKLGKAVTGGKKANLVYEPKTFKRNKIYLSTGVANRFDNRSRVSHDHLLDNI